TttgtcttcccttctctctccccctgctttctgcctctccctggttctctttctttctctgtgttctcacatgaacagtttctctgcctctccatctgcctttttctctgcctttttctctctctccctctccctctcacgtCATCATCctgcctctttccttctcccttatcacctcccctttctcttctctgcagttctgtctcctgccccctctccatgAGCCCCAGCGGACCCCTCCAGCCAGGGTGCCCAACCTTTGCCAGCTCCCTTTTCCCCAAGGTTTTAGAAATGCCttgcaccctcccccaccccatgatTAGGCAGTCagagctctgggtggctggggaccaggcaggaggaggaggaggaggacggatCCTCCTCAAAGCTTGCCTCCTCTGTCTGCCTCTGAATAAGCATGATCCTCAGGGAGCGAGAACATGAcacttgtgaggattaaattcgATGACCCATTACAGTGCTCAGCAGTAGCAAGTGCGCAGGATCAATACTGTGGAAACAGACAGCgtttcccaaacttatttgaaAGTGCAGGGCACTTTATTCCGGGGACACCACTGTATCTGGGGACCTGGGGCCTGCAGACCACAGCTCAGGGGTGGCTGCAGCCAGATTCTGAAGAAATGGCCTAAGTGCAGAGGGGTTTGTCTTCAGTGCATGGGTGGATTTCGGCTCCTGTTCTCAGAAGGCTCTGGGGGGTCAGGACTCTCACATTTGGGGAGATGGGGCCTGGCAGTTGGGCCCCAgccactgcctcccccaccaaTCAATGGGCTGATTTGCATGCCCTGTTGTGGTCCAGTAGCCTCCCCGGCCCGTGTCTGAAGCACCTGGAGCACACCCAACAGAacagcgcccgcccgcccgcctccctgctgctggccatggcctggtggcgcctGGCCCTCCTGCTGATTGGAGCCCTCCTGGCAGGTGAGCGCTCCCTGGACCTGGCTCACCTGGGGGCGGGCTAGGGGACAGCACTGGCTCCAGAGGCCCCTGCAAAGAAGCAAGTTGAGATGAGCAGTGGGAGGTTCTGGAAGGGGCACTGAGGTGAAGGGGAGATCTGGCTGCCTAGGGTTGGCCGTGCCCTAGACCTGGGGCAAGTCACTTCTCTGtgggggcctcagtttctccatttctgATTGACCCGATCACTAGAGTCCCTTTGAACTTTGACTCCTTAGGGTCTGAGAAGGGGCTGGAGCTGGTTGCCTTTTGAGTTTTTCACAGGAAAAGCTGGTGTGGGCTGATCCCTACCTCACAGGGCCTCAGGAACAACCTAATTCCAAGGAGGTCCTCAGCATCCAGTTGCTTGAGGCTGAGCTGATGGGTGGTACCACTCAGAAGCTTCCTGGAGGTGGTTAGTCTGTAGCCAGGGTTTGGAAGAGCCAGTGTGACTGAGGGGATAGGAATCTTCAGGGCAAGGGGTGGGAGTGAGCAACAGAGGCCACCTGtcccaccttttatttatttatttttaaaaaaatatattttattgattttttacagggagaaagggagagggacagagagttagaaacatcgatgagagagaaacatcgatcagctgcctcctgcacactccctactgggatgtgcccacaaccaaggtacggcaatgcccttgactggaatcgaacctgggacccttgagtcctcaggctgatgctctatccactgagccaaaccggtcagggccaccaGTCCCACCTTTTAAACTTTAGGCCTTCAACTGAACACAGATCGTTGGGAACATGGCCCTAATGGGGCTTTAGGAGTCACCAACTCAGTACCCCATCCTGTGCCAATCCCATGGCGCCAGGCCATGAGCCCTCTAGGAACAGGAGTTGTTTGGTTAGGGAGTCTGACCACGTCTTCATtaaggcagaggtgggagaaCAGGGGCCCAGGCCGGGCCTGAGCAGGTCTGTCTCTTTCAGTCTCCAAGCCAGTACTGACCCAGCCAGATGCACTGTTGGTGTTCCCAGGCCAAGAGGCCCAAATCTCCTGCATGCTCAACCCCCGCCACGCCACCATCGGGGACTATGGCGTGTCTTGGTACCAGCAGCGGGCAGGCAGCGCCCCCCGCTACCTCCTCTACTACCGCTCAAAGGAGGATCACCACCGTTCCCCAGACATCCCTGACCGCTTCTCAGCAACCACGGACGCGGCCCAAAATGCCTGCATCCTGATCATCAGCCCCGTGCAGCCCGAGGACGACGCAGACTATTACTGCTCTGTTGGTTACATATcctaggggtggggggtgggatgcgTGCCTCCTGTCTCCCACATCTGTCTCTGACCTCAGGCCTCTCTCTAACTTTCTCTGAGCCTTgattttcctcctctgtaaaatgggctaatAACATCCAACGTGTCAATATGGGCCATGAGATCTCTGCTGAAAAAGTGACTGTGGTTGGTCGGGGAGAGTGGAGGGGGCTAGGGACTCTGGGGATTGGTGCTTGAGAGGAAGCACCTGAGACCCTTGGGACAGGGCCCAGCCTCTCCACTGGCCCCCAGGGGCTTCAGACTGGTCGCTTGGCCTTCCTGTGACCCCAGGAGCTGTAGAAAaaaaggaaccagccctgccactCCCAGCTCTGCATGGCTGGTTGTGGTCCAATGCTCACTGGGTGACAAGTGGGTTCCCAAGGAACCCAGGCTGCTAGGTAGGGGAGGGGCAGTCCCTGCCTACTCCTTGATGGAGCAGGGAGGaagctgtgagtgtgtgtgtgtgtgtgtgtgtgtgtgtgtgtgtgtgtgtgtgtgtagggcacTCAGAGGCACCTGAGGGCCAGGGTGGAGGGCGTGAAGGCGGTGGGCAGATGGCAGGGGCTGGCTGAGTGGGCAGCATCCCCCCCTCTCAGGAACACGTGTTCTATTGGTCTCCCTTGAGAGAGCTGtgcccccactctccccagggAGGCTCTCCCACAGGCAGGTGGGCCCAGGGGGAAGCACAGGGGGCGGGGCAAGTCTTGCCATCAGAAGCAGAgctgagagtggggtggggggttcaaGAACACATCCCTCTTCCCTCCCGGTTCCCCTGGAGGCGTCTCATGCCTGGAGGTCATCCCTCAAATGTACTGAGTCCAGAGAGGGTGCAGCCAACACTCGCAGCCATCTGCCAGGGTCCTCCGCGGGCCCTTCTTCTCATTCCGGTCTCTGTGGGGACTGGGTGGGCAGGCAGAACCAGGAAGGGATGATGAATTcccagggctcctgggcctgTGAGAGGTGATGGGCTCCATTCTGGgatccctttctccttctcttgaaGACCTCACACGCCTGGCGGCCCATGGCTGCGCCCATCCCCAGGGCAAGTGCAGCCGGCCTGCCCCtcccggcctcagtttcctcccctgcaCTCCTGCCAACGACTGCCCAGCTCCGTTCTCCCCGCAGCCGGACTCATTCGGGGGGCAGCCCAGAGCCACTGCGTCGGACAGGAGAGACTCTCCCGATCCCGgtcccggagcccggagccccgcGGCTGCGCGCCCGAACACCGGGCGCGGCGGGACCACCGAGACGCGAGGACCTCCGCGCGGCCTAGAGCAGTCCCGGAAGTGCctgcgggaggggggcggggggcggggctccggctCTAGGGCCACCGCGGGCTCCGCGTCAGCAGCAGCCCGGGAGCCAGGCCGGGTCGGCCGCGGGTTGGAGCAGCTCAGGtgcggccccgccccggcctccggcggccccgccccggcccaggTGAGCGGCTCCGCCCCGGCCCAGGTGAGTGGCTCCGCGGCAGCCTGTGTGCCCACCTGTCCCTCCGGTGGTCCGCGGTGCGAGCGTCTCCATTGGTGGGAAGCATGTTGGGGCACAGGCGTCGCCGCCCGGCCGGCGTGTGCCTGTCCGCGGCTGCTCGCTGGCCTCCAGCCAGAGAGCCCTGACCGGACCGAGGGTCTGCCAGGTGCCGGGCCGTGTGGGCTCCCTGGAGGATGGGGTGACGGATGCAGGAGCAGCCCGGGAAGGCCCTGAGAGAAGTGGGAAGCATGGGATTTCATAGCTTTGGCTTTTTGGTCCCAAAACGTTTAAAACATGGTTGGGGACAGATAAAAGGTTTgccaacttttttaaacagaGTGGAGACTTCAGGTGTAGGTGGTACATAGTGGGAATGGAAACTTCCTAAGGAGGAAACGTTGGAAACACCAGGATTTAACAGGTGGGTGGAAGAAGAGTTGCAATACACAGAAGGAGGGATCCCAGGCCATGAAAATTGGGGGGATCTTTCGAAAACCAAGGGAATAAGGCAGGATGTGGGAGTGGGGTGATTTGTCCAGCAAGCTCAAAGCCTTGAGGCGTCCAGGTAGGCAAGGTGGGTTTAGGAAAGGGATGAGCCCATATTGTCACATCTTTAgttttttttcaagagaaggcCAGAAACCTCCTGAGTTTTCCATGTTGGCAGCGAAgtcaaacaaaaaggaaaagccCAACTCTTTCGAGAGCCAGACAAAACATGTCTATGGCAGGATCCCCAGGCTGCCAATT
This region of Eptesicus fuscus isolate TK198812 chromosome 23, DD_ASM_mEF_20220401, whole genome shotgun sequence genomic DNA includes:
- the VPREB3 gene encoding pre-B lymphocyte protein 3 — protein: MAWWRLALLLIGALLAVSKPVLTQPDALLVFPGQEAQISCMLNPRHATIGDYGVSWYQQRAGSAPRYLLYYRSKEDHHRSPDIPDRFSATTDAAQNACILIISPVQPEDDADYYCSVGYIS